The genomic stretch CAGCCCGCCTTTAACCCGCGGTTCAGCAGGAGGCTTTATTGGCAGGTGCCAGCAGGCCGCAGAGCGGCACGGGCCCTCCCTTTAACCTCTCCCGTGCTTTCTAAAATTCGTTTGAAAGTACCCAGCAAACTCCAGACAACACCAGGGACACCCACAGGTATCAACACCCCGAGGTAAGATTTCACCTGTTGGGCCAAAGTTACAGCTTCGGTATTTGGAAGAGCAGGGAGGGCTCGCCTGTCTCCTCTCGGGATGTGCCCTCACTTGGCCCGGGGCGGCCTGGCCCGGCCtagcctggcctggcctggcctggcctggccatCGCTCCCAGCGTCCCCCGCCCGCCGTTCGGTTCAAGGCGCCGGGGCGCTTCCTGCCGCGGGTGACTCGCCTCCCTGCAGCGCCAACATGCgagagcagccccagctctcctcTGCCGCCGCCGGGACGACCGCTTAATGCCTCCCCCCACCGCGCCCGAGGGCCAAAACCGAGGCAGAGCTCCTCATAGCCGTCATCTTAAGTGAGGGCAGGTGGGCACCGTCCCGCGAGGTGCTGGTGGCGGGCGCGGCCATCTTTACTCAGGGCACGAGCCCGCCGGTCCAGCCCCGCCAGGGCTCTACGAGCGCCATCTTGAGTAGGGGCATGCTTTGCCCTCAGTGCTGACCATTAGCTGCCTCAGGAGCCATATTTGCTGAGGtcaaccccccacccccaaaccaaaaaacccaaaccagccccCTCAGCAGCCCACGAACAACTTGCAGGGCTTCCACCCCGCCCCTCCCTGCAGGCAAGGCGGCCtctccccgcggcggggggccgcgcctccccgcggcgctgccggggaCGGCGAGTCAGCTGACGGCAGCGCCGGTTTCCATCAtggccgcccggccggggcggctgccggcggggctggggtggcGGAGCTGCGCGGCGGAGGCCCGgatcctccttctcctctggtTCGCGGGTGTAGCCgtggagggagcagcaggcacgGAGCCGCCGCTCAAGTGCGACGAGCTGAGGCTGGGGCAATATCCTgagcgcggccggggccggggccggggcaggcggcgggggctCGGTTGCTATGGCGATAGGGCCCGGGAGGGCGGAGGGGCCGGCGGCGCCTGGCCCCGGGCCCCGGTTTGCCTGAGCGGGGGCCGCTTGCCCAGCCCCCtcgggtggggaagggggagggcgAGAGGTGCTTGGCAGGGCGGGGGAGCCCCTTGGGTGTCAGAGAAAGCCTCAAGTCAGGAGGCCCGAGGGGGTCTCagctggaaggagcaggagagggcGCGTCTGCAGCGGCGTAGGTTTATTTTGGGGGTGGTACActgtgtgcctgtgtgcaggTTTGGGATgtctctgatttttaaagagaaaatccTATGGGATGAGAGacccctctctcccacccctccACCTTCTTATTTTTTGCAGGACACTCGAGTGAGACGCGGTGGCTTTGCAAAATGTTGAGTCTTCTGCCACAGTCCGAAGGAGCAGGGCGCAGGTGTTAAGAGACTGTAGCTGCAAGGCTCCTGACTCTCCAAAGGTGTGTCAGGCCTTCCCCAGAAAATGTTTGTTGACGGTGGCTGACAGTTATTGATGTAGCTGCAGATCAGAAGTGTCAGGAAAGCAAATCTTGGAAAAGTTAACTTCATCTCCTGCTTTACTTGGCTGTGGGAGTTCAGACCTCTGGAAATAAGTTCCTGCTCAGGTTTTTTCTAGTCCAAATTCCTGGCGTTTCAGATGTTCATTTTTAGGTGTTCTTTGAATTTTGTCTCTTACTGTAGATCTAATCTTTTCAACCAAATGCCTCAATTTAAAGGTACTCTGATATTGAAATAAGGGAAGAAGACTGAATTAGGCGTGCTACCTTGTTGCCTCCAAATACAGAGGCTGTGACTGATAAATATTGTAGTTCCTTTAGGTAGTGCTGACTGCAGCATTAATTAAATGTGGAGCTTATGCAATATATTGGTGTATTAAATTGGATTAGCAGATTTGCTGTATGGTAATGTGCTGTTCCTATTTTGGGGGATGGGTAGGAAGGAAAACTAACATCAAGGTGCATATTAAATCCGCAGGGTTTAAAGAGGGTGGAATAAATTACTGTTAAACCTGTTGTAGTGtttcatatgaaaaaatgttttcctcaaTTACCTGAACATATATGTGCGATGAGCCTAAAATAGATAATACTACACAAGAACCAATGAACTGTACCAATCACACAGCATATGGTAAGGATTTCTGACTTTATATATTGACAGTAGCTACATTTTCCAAGGAAGTGTTCAATTTATGCATTTGTGTATCTGCTAGATgagctttataaaataaaacatgggaTTAGTGATATCATTAGTATGAAAGCCTAAAACACTTGTGCGGGTTGGATGCTTTactaaaaatgaataaatacattGTCTCTGATTGGTACATTTGTAAGTGAGGATTCTGGTAAATCTCTTCAATGTATGTTATATCCTCTAGGCTCCATCCTGCACTACTGTGATTAAAACAAACCATTCCTGTCATCCTGATTTTGCATATACTTATTACAAGAGTTGACACATGACAGAACAGCCTTCAAAAtcttctaatttttaaattttttttaaggaaacacGGTGCCGTCCATAATCAGGAGTTTTTGGTGCCATGAGGCTCTGTTTTGAAAGcacttacatttattttgatgTTAAGTTCTGATGTACTTTGGAGtacaacagaaaaatgcttaaatTGATCGCTTTACTACATATGTTTAGCTTTTCTGATGTTCTCAGGCATTGAAATAAATAGTCACTGTGGTAGCTAATAGCACAACAGTTTTGCTTTATGTGTACTCATGTTTAAAAGACATGTGTGTGCTTGTTGtctttcacattttgttttccatcaaTGCTGACTGATTTTCTTCACTGGGATGCTCAGGGATACTGAAGGTTTTCCAAATACTTCAGAGACTGGATGAAAGTACTGTCCACAATGGATCCTTTTTTAAGTTATTCAGTCCTTTACATCATCTTTGACATCACGTCTCTGATTGTAAACGTCCAGTCAGTGAGCAGAAAGAATATTCTGTAGTTTGAGATTGATCACAACTCAAACTGTTAGTTGTCTCACCAGTTACCATGTGACTGTCTTTAATACACTATACATTCGAACCGGAGATAAGCTTCAGAGTGGGGAAAGCTGCTAAATTAATTAACgttgttttctgtgtctgtgcatTTACACACATAACAGTTTTTATATTGTCCCCACAGTATTTGAGTTGCTTCCTATTTCAGTATTATCAAAGTAATAAAAAGTTAATCTTCTGGATCATGCTTGAAGCACTACCGTTTCTGAACATCTTTCTGTGATCCATCACCCAAATAAATAGGGGTTTAATTTAAAGCATCCAAGTAGTCTCATTGAGTAGCAGATTTCGAGCCTTACTGGCACGACATTGACAGGAAAACTGTGTCCTTTCCTGTATCAATATATTTAAACTGCTGCAAGTTTCTTCTAAATAGAGGAAAGCACggctttctttgcttttttttttttacaagaaagaATGTAGTTTTTTTGTAATTGTCTTAGATTAGGCACATTGATGAGTAACATCCATGTAGGACTTTATAGCAGTTAGGTCCAGACATAGATCATATGTTTGGGCATTACTGATACTGATGGCCTgaaacttaaatttttttccttttttttggtcccTATGCAATATggatcaaaattaaaaaaaaaaatccaaatcctAGTCTTCTTGCCTGTAGGTATTACTGGaaaatctggaaagaaatgttgaacctggcttgcttttttgttgGAACCAACCAACGGGAcgcaaaaatactgaaaactgatAGAAAGTGCGTAAAGGActgggatttttctcttttgaacaACAGGCTTCAACACTGGAGAGTGACTAATATTCTGGTAATACATTGCAGACTTTTAGTAGATGTCACTTTCTGCTGTGATTTCCACTTTGGTTCTTGTAAGAGTCAAGCCTTAGCTTAGAATAATAGAATAATTTGCGTTGAAAGAGACCTCAGGAAGTCATAtagtccagcctcctgctcagagcagcattggcactgaattcagaccaggttgctcagggctttgtgcAGTCagatcttgaaaacctccaaggatggtgatggcaccacctctctgggcaacttgttccaatATTTGACTGTTcttataatgaaaatgttttctgtatgtcAGGTTCAGATTTCCCATTGGCTCGTAATGGAGCCAAAATGGAAATTACAACAGAATTAGGGCAGCAATTAGGTTTGTATATTTTGCTTAATGTGTATCATGCCAAAAGACAAGTTAGTCATAGGACTGgcttaaaaaatacatattttttaaaaaataatatgtcTGTGTGTACTGTGCTGTGTATCAAGACTGTTACACAGTGTAACTTCGTTTGTATATTTCACTTGTGTCTTGTCAGAAAAACACTACAGTACCCAATTGGTTACTGCTtactttcaaataatttttttgtcctCAGTTCAATGTCTGCCAGCACCAAATATTACTTGCAAAGATCACCTTGGAATAGAAAAAGTCTTTACGGGACATGAAGTTGGATTTTACAAGCCTATTGCATGTCGCAATGTGTAAGTACAcgattgatttttttaataatttgtctttgttttcacaTTGAAGTTTTTCTAAAATAGTATGATGTgttgacagaaggaaaaagagaagtaagGTAGAATTGTAGACATGTTGCCCAGTACTTAATCCTCTAATAAGCACTGTAAGTCATAAGGATACAACATGCATGTTTCTAAGTAAATCTGTCTCAGCCATggacacatttttctttgtttagttATGTTTGTGTCTTTGCTTTACCTTAGTATTTTACCTTTGCTTTACTGAATACTTTACCCTGGCAAAAATTTGCCCCAAATGCTAAGGCTATGTTTCACATATGCTTAAAATCCACACAGCTGCTGAAAGGAGCTGTCAGGGGACacctctccatccctctccGTGACATACCCCACTGTATACTGAATCAGAGAACTGATCTGAGGTTGAACTGACTTGGATCAGTTCCCCAGTTTGAGTCACAGTACAGTCGCTTCAAGTGCCTGTGCCAGCACACAAGAATGAGGGCAACTCAAGGATAAGAGAGGGTGGAGAAAGGAGGGCTAGACTAGGCTGCTCTGTTCAGCGGCAGTACTGGTTCATGCCAGTTTAAAGCATGCCTGTAGCTGCAGCTTAAGTTGTAGTATGCATGAATATTGGGGAAGTTTAAGTCTCCTTCCAGTTCCTCAAAAAAACTCTTTTAGAGGAACTGttctctatttttaaacaacctTTGTGTTTAAAGTCCTCTGTGTCTTTTAAGAGCCTGTttctgaaacatgaaaatgatGGACCTAGGTTTTCTAAAGCACATTGTGAGCAATGGAGAGCTCTGGATACCCATAAATGTTCCAACTGGCCAATGCTAATGATCAGCGAACACCTGTCAGTAccatttgtttctcctttttgtggGATTCATGCAggagcctttttcttttgtcctacTGGAATCTTTGGAAATTAAAACTCCAGTAATATTCGCTGGGTATTCCTTATCACACTAGTGGGCAGATAACTCTGATGTGATACTGCTCAGTAATTTGCCTGACTCAGAAGTACAGCTCTGCCTCTtagtttcataaatattttctctgtatttagTCTTCCCAACAGTCAAAGCTCAGCAAATTGAAGAAAACATATTATTACATCTAATCAAATTTAAATGCTAGGAAACTAGACTTCAGTCACATTTTTGTCCAGAAACAATTGTGTTTCAGTCCCATCTGTGATGGGGACTGAGAATAAGTTGAGCTATACTAGTTTAATAAAATTGCTTCCTCTTTGGAGTAGACAGTAATTCTTACATTTGGAGGTTTTTTGTATACCTATATTTTTggtttaatgtattttctagaaacattttttaaatgtactttttctttgcatttattaattaaaaaaaaccaaatctaTGTACGCAGAAAAATGTCATCCTTCCTATGATGTCTATTACTTGATTGTGACTATTATTTATTATGAAATAATCAATGGTTACACTACCAAAAGAACTTGCTGTGGCTTTTCCAGTTGCATGACTGCTAGTATggcagaaggggaagaggaCCCTTTGTGGGCTTGCTGAAAACGCCAGTAAAATAGAACTGTGAACGCAGAAAGAGTTACGCAAGCATGTCCTTGATAAAGCCCCAAAGCTAGTTAAAAATGGCAGCAAGATTAATACTAACATTCTTCATATgcatgtttgtttaaaaagtgaTCTAATCACTGATAGTTATATGAGCCTTTTATAAGGCCTTTTGAATGTTACCTAAATgttagaaatactgttttaagcAGGAATCTCCAGCTTGATATTACAACAGTAGGCCTGCCCCTTCTGGTGCTTTTTGGAGATTTTCCAGCATCTTATCTGAGTTTTGATGGAAACTGTAACTGTCTTCTGGCAGAAATAACTGCACATCATTTAACCAGAAAATTGGTTTGAGAAGGCATCTTCCCATAGCAGGATTGTCCTAGCGTGGGGACAGCAGGTTAATCTCTATCCCTAGCTTCTGGAAGGAGCAAATCAGCAAGTTGTCCTTAGCCAAAACTGTAATTTAACAGCAGTCCAGATAACAGTTCTGGGATCCAGTTATTTTAGAGCGAGACCAGGAGTTGTATGTTTGTATAAGTGGATGTGATCAAGTTGCTTCTAGTGTTAGTTCAAGGA from Pelecanus crispus isolate bPelCri1 chromosome 5, bPelCri1.pri, whole genome shotgun sequence encodes the following:
- the TM2D1 gene encoding TM2 domain-containing protein 1, which gives rise to MAARPGRLPAGLGWRSCAAEARILLLLWFAGVAVEGAAGTEPPLKCDELRLGQYMCDEPKIDNTTQEPMNCTNHTAYVQCLPAPNITCKDHLGIEKVFTGHEVGFYKPIACRNVNGYSYKVAVALSLFLGWLGADRFYLGYPALGLLKFCTVGFCGIGSLIDFILISMQIVGPSDGSSYIIDYYGARLTRLTITNATFRKMQTYP